From the Periophthalmus magnuspinnatus isolate fPerMag1 chromosome 1, fPerMag1.2.pri, whole genome shotgun sequence genome, one window contains:
- the LOC117377696 gene encoding uncharacterized protein LOC117377696, producing the protein MLFGTMKTKLWIIQLASLHFWVRLSASTPSPTPLIPTLTLHSRSSDSAVLMCRTPGGLRGVQFALYRVREKVESRDVPLGAEEVLFTVRLSDVSERELYCCLYKTVDGYSTFSPYLQLDRQRDAGPSRPVQPNPDPPVLSVAPSNGLVKRGDMLSFHCSLPPPLPQYQANSPNSPVSFLLLRGAAAADFKGLTAVVPRAQSGLLLSPEPQPGVFSVGPVTGAEQGRYTCLYQVSRGGELHNSTVSNIVQVTVTDLLPTPSLVLDQQSDVWHLLCRGSPAYPGALFSLYVLDRALPVASYQAKVTQHQAVFSVPVQDSAVTLYRCEYSVLLGREWSKSERSPSLSVAQGNSSAPTTDSSGVDWPLVLGSLSAVVLFLCSLALLIVVLHRKMKAAAEAKQRREEAQFWTRVHGKDHVVDLTLPRSSLSSQDWTSAHTDSASRSHLWNPMSTFTAPILPNF; encoded by the exons ATGCTGTTTGGGACTATGAAGACAAAGCTTTGGATTATACAGCTTGCATCATTACACTTTTGGG TGAGACTCTCAGCTTCAACGCCTTCGCCAACTCCCCTCATCCCAACACTTACCCTGCACTCCAGGTCCTCTGACTCTGCCGTCCTGATGTGTCGGACCCCCGGGGGCCTCAGAGGAGTTCAGTTTGCTTTATACCGAGTGAGAGAAAAG GTGGAGTCCCGGGACGTGCCACTAGGGGCTGAGGAGGTGCTCTTCACTGTGAGGCTGAGTGATGTGTCTGAGCGTGAGCTGTACTGCTGTTTGTATAAAACAGTGGATGGATACAGCACATTCAGCCCGTATCTGCAGCTGGACCGGCAAAGAG ACGCCGGTCCGAGTCGACCCGTGCAACCGAACCCCGACCCTCCCGTCCTGTCAGTGGCGCCCTCTAATGGCCTGGTGAAACGTGGAGATATGCTTTCGTTCCACTGCTCCCTTCCACCTCCTCTGCCTCAGTATCAGGCAAATTCACCCAACAGCCCAGTGTCGTTTTTGTTACTGAGaggagcggcggcggcggaCTTCAAAGGGTTAACGGCCGTCGTGCCCAGAGCTCAGTCCGGCCTTTTGTTGAGCCCAGAGCCGCAGCCGGGAGTCTTCAGCGTGGGCCCGGTGACAGGTGCCGAGCAGGGTCGGTACACCTGTCTGTACCAGGTCAGCCGGGGCGGAGAGCTGCACAATTCAACCGTTAGTAATATTGTCCAAGTCACTGTCACGG ATCTGCTGCCGACCCCGAGTCTGGTTCTGGATCAACAGTCAGACGTGTGGCATTTGCTCTGTCGTGGCTCGCCTGCGTACCCGGGcgctctgttctctctgtatgTGCTGGACCGTGCGCTTCCCGTGGCGTCGTACCAGGCCAAAGTCACCCAACATCAGGCTGTTTTCTCAGTGCCGGTCCAGGACTCTGCGGTGACTCTGTATCGGTGTGAATACAGCGTCCTGCTGGGACGAGAGTGGAGCAAATCAGAGCGGAGCCCGTCCCTGTCTGTGGCACAAG GAAACAGTTCTGCACCTACAACAG ATTCCTCGGGTGTGGACTGGCCCCTGGTTCTGGGCTCTCTCTCAGCCGTGGTGTTGTTCTTGTGCTCTTTGGCTCTGCTCATCGTGGTGCTCCATcgaaaaa tgaaggcagcagcagaggcCAAACAGAGAAG AGAGGAGGCTCAGTTTTGGACCCGGGTTCATGGTAAAGATCATGTTGTAG aCCTCACGCTCCCACGCTCAAGTTTGTCCTCACAG GACTGGACCAGCGCTCACACAGACTCTGCGTCCAGATCTCATTTGTGGAATCCCATGTCGACGTTCACGGCTCCAATCCTCCCAAACTTTTGA